The following coding sequences lie in one Haladaptatus sp. DJG-WS-42 genomic window:
- a CDS encoding thioredoxin domain-containing protein encodes MTAKKSRRRILQLTGSAALLSLAGCASLTDNALDSQEEQQTTTAADSQQNTSGTTTAENIDQSPDEGNGDSSQAVTRKSEEIVKPAGALMDAPVEETDSTYAVMGSSDASAKVTFYGNWKCPYTQEFAVGGFLDEIVREYVTPGDLQIEYRSLAYLGGEPFLGEDAPLSAQAGLAAWDTDPDNYWSYFAYVFKNQPQERFDWGTTAQMKVFAEEAGIEDVEALTTAIEQETYLEDVKATTEAAGEVNVSTVPRLVFEDGTMVRPTVDAEKTRAEIEAAIEN; translated from the coding sequence ATGACAGCAAAAAAATCAAGACGCCGAATCCTCCAACTGACCGGTAGCGCTGCGCTGCTCAGCCTCGCAGGCTGTGCGAGCCTCACGGATAACGCTCTTGACAGCCAAGAAGAACAACAGACCACCACGGCCGCAGACAGCCAGCAGAACACTTCGGGCACGACGACGGCCGAAAACATCGACCAGTCGCCGGACGAGGGCAACGGCGACAGCAGCCAAGCAGTCACGCGCAAGAGTGAAGAAATCGTGAAACCAGCTGGTGCGCTCATGGACGCGCCCGTAGAAGAGACCGACTCCACGTACGCGGTGATGGGGTCGAGTGACGCCTCCGCGAAGGTGACGTTCTATGGTAACTGGAAGTGCCCATACACCCAAGAGTTCGCCGTCGGCGGCTTCCTCGACGAAATCGTCCGCGAGTACGTCACCCCCGGCGACCTCCAGATCGAGTACCGCTCGCTCGCGTACCTCGGTGGCGAGCCGTTCCTCGGCGAGGACGCTCCGCTCTCGGCTCAGGCCGGACTTGCCGCGTGGGACACAGACCCAGACAACTACTGGTCTTACTTCGCGTACGTGTTCAAAAACCAGCCACAGGAACGCTTCGACTGGGGGACCACAGCACAGATGAAAGTGTTCGCAGAGGAAGCGGGCATCGAAGATGTCGAGGCGCTCACCACGGCAATCGAGCAAGAGACCTACCTCGAAGATGTGAAAGCCACGACCGAAGCCGCAGGCGAAGTCAACGTCTCTACGGTTCCACGCCTCGTCTTCGAGGACGGCACGATGGTTCGCCCAACCGTGGACGCAGAAAAGACCCGCGCCGAAATCGAAGCCGCAATCGAAAACTAA
- a CDS encoding Lrp/AsnC family transcriptional regulator → MSRPVDWRASIDDVDARLVDEFQSGFPVCERPFRVVGAELGISEADALARVKALREAGVFRRFGAVLNPPVIGSSTLAAVKAPDDRFAEVAEIINGYQQVNHNYRRAHEWNMWFVVTAGSLATRDRILAEIEERTGCAVLNLPMLTDFYINLEFPVVNADRFARESRETPRVSERASGERSDPRAGIATDIEATNISEQATGTLSALDARLLLEIQDGFPLTATPYADIAAAVDATTEEIIDAINRLTADGAIKRIGCVVNHIVTGFDANCMVVWDVPDDELDTRGLEAGGLPYVTLCYHRPRRPAQGWPYNLFTMIHGRDPDAVDEKIDELARDVLPFDHERLYSTETLKQTGAQYEELVESE, encoded by the coding sequence ATGAGTAGGCCGGTTGACTGGCGCGCCAGCATCGACGACGTGGACGCCCGACTCGTAGACGAGTTCCAGAGTGGCTTCCCCGTCTGCGAACGCCCGTTTCGCGTGGTCGGCGCGGAACTCGGCATCTCCGAAGCAGACGCGCTCGCTCGGGTGAAAGCCCTCCGCGAAGCAGGCGTGTTCCGGCGCTTCGGCGCGGTGCTCAACCCGCCGGTCATCGGCAGCTCGACGCTCGCGGCGGTCAAAGCCCCCGACGACCGCTTCGCCGAGGTGGCCGAGATTATCAATGGCTACCAGCAGGTGAACCACAACTACCGCCGCGCCCACGAGTGGAACATGTGGTTCGTCGTGACCGCGGGTTCCTTAGCAACCCGCGACCGTATCCTCGCGGAAATCGAGGAACGAACCGGGTGTGCGGTGTTGAATCTCCCGATGCTCACCGATTTCTACATCAATCTTGAGTTCCCGGTCGTGAATGCAGACCGTTTTGCACGAGAGAGCCGCGAGACGCCACGCGTCTCGGAGCGCGCGAGCGGGGAGCGGAGCGACCCGAGAGCAGGCATTGCCACGGACATCGAGGCGACCAACATCTCAGAGCAGGCCACGGGAACGCTTTCAGCGCTCGACGCGCGCCTCCTCCTCGAAATCCAAGATGGCTTCCCGCTCACGGCGACGCCGTACGCCGACATCGCCGCGGCCGTAGACGCTACGACCGAGGAGATCATCGATGCCATCAATCGCCTCACCGCAGACGGCGCAATCAAGCGCATCGGCTGTGTTGTAAACCACATCGTGACCGGCTTCGACGCGAACTGCATGGTCGTTTGGGACGTGCCCGACGACGAGTTAGACACCCGCGGCCTCGAAGCCGGTGGCCTTCCGTACGTCACACTGTGCTATCACCGCCCGCGCCGCCCGGCACAGGGCTGGCCGTACAACCTGTTCACCATGATTCACGGGCGCGACCCCGACGCCGTCGACGAGAAAATAGACGAGTTGGCGCGCGACGTGCTCCCGTTCGACCACGAACGCCTCTATTCGACGGAGACGTTGAAGCAGACGGGCGCGCAGTACGAAGAGTTAGTGGAGAGCGAGTAA
- a CDS encoding SDR family NAD(P)-dependent oxidoreductase, whose amino-acid sequence MSLPDCSGQMVMVTGGTSGIGRETARGLAALGATVVITGRDRARNSTLTTSRSRSRTRG is encoded by the coding sequence ATGAGCCTTCCCGACTGCTCGGGCCAGATGGTCATGGTCACCGGGGGAACGAGCGGTATCGGCCGTGAGACGGCCCGCGGCCTCGCAGCATTGGGCGCGACAGTGGTCATCACCGGACGTGACCGAGCGCGCAACTCGACTTTGACGACCTCTCGCTCTCGCAGTCGTACTCGGGGATGA
- a CDS encoding MoxR family ATPase, whose protein sequence is MRVAEAHELSRRVTDTIGNAVITEQAFLDTVLTGLLARGHVLLEDVPGTGKTLTARSLGTALGLSFSRIQFTPDLLPADVTGTHVFNEKNRDFEFKKGPIFANVVLADEINRASPKTQAALLEAMEEKQVTVDGQTHKLPDPFFVIATQNPAERNEGTFPLPEAQKDRFIIKTSMGYPNREGERELLARRESREDRSPTVNTVCSPQEVLDLQRVSEQVRVQKDVQDYIVDLSRATRGDERVTVGASPRATQRLFEAARARAVLEGEEYVTPEHVKSVAHPVLDHRIVLTADARVNGTEKYDVIESVLSSVDVPTITYATR, encoded by the coding sequence ATGCGAGTTGCTGAGGCACACGAGTTGAGCCGTCGCGTGACCGACACGATTGGAAACGCGGTCATCACCGAACAAGCGTTTTTAGACACCGTTCTCACCGGACTGCTCGCCCGCGGGCACGTTCTCTTAGAGGACGTTCCCGGCACGGGAAAGACGCTCACCGCCCGGAGTCTTGGCACGGCGCTTGGACTCTCATTTTCGCGCATCCAGTTCACGCCTGACTTGCTCCCAGCCGACGTGACGGGGACGCACGTCTTCAACGAGAAGAACCGCGATTTCGAGTTCAAGAAAGGTCCCATTTTCGCGAACGTCGTCCTCGCAGACGAGATCAACCGCGCCTCGCCGAAGACGCAAGCCGCGCTGCTCGAAGCGATGGAGGAAAAGCAGGTGACAGTGGACGGTCAGACCCACAAACTCCCCGACCCCTTCTTTGTCATCGCGACGCAGAACCCCGCAGAGCGAAACGAGGGGACATTCCCGCTTCCGGAAGCCCAGAAAGACCGGTTTATCATCAAGACGAGCATGGGCTATCCAAACCGCGAGGGCGAACGCGAGCTGCTCGCACGCCGTGAATCGCGCGAAGACCGGAGCCCAACCGTCAACACCGTCTGCTCGCCACAGGAAGTGCTCGACCTCCAGCGCGTTTCAGAGCAAGTGCGCGTCCAAAAAGACGTCCAAGACTACATCGTTGACCTCTCGCGGGCGACACGCGGAGACGAGCGCGTGACCGTTGGCGCGTCCCCGCGTGCGACCCAGCGGCTGTTCGAAGCCGCGCGCGCTCGTGCGGTTCTCGAAGGCGAGGAGTACGTCACGCCAGAACACGTAAAGAGCGTGGCTCACCCAGTTCTCGACCACCGTATCGTGCTTACCGCTGACGCACGGGTGAACGGCACAGAGAAATACGACGTTATCGAGTCGGTGTTGTCGTCGGTGGACGTGCCGACGATTACCTATGCAACGCGATAA
- a CDS encoding alpha/beta hydrolase — protein sequence MTGTNPTRRHLLVVSGSALTTALAGCASQGGDDGTTTDTESAADASSDTQSATQTATNDTDGAEESQSNASETTMTPDPASFEGESVTFTADGDTEIQGTLYGDGDYGVVMVPQINFDRESWREQAQLLAATGHAALPIDEGDNPPAAVLGAMAYLKEDVGVSNVVFIGGSSGGEAVVRANAQAPDGAVAGVMGISAAGGSDVAGDLQGRKLFVVGKDDDQRFVDTAKQLHENAPDPKRLVILDSDAHAQRIFDSPHADTLTDLLLSFVEESSGA from the coding sequence ATGACCGGGACCAATCCGACCCGCCGCCACCTACTGGTGGTGTCTGGGTCGGCGCTCACCACTGCCCTTGCGGGGTGTGCGTCACAAGGAGGTGACGACGGCACCACGACCGACACAGAATCGGCCGCGGACGCCTCGTCAGATACACAATCGGCCACGCAAACGGCCACGAACGACACCGACGGAGCCGAAGAAAGTCAGTCAAATGCTTCGGAAACGACGATGACGCCAGACCCAGCGTCGTTCGAGGGTGAGTCAGTAACGTTCACCGCAGATGGCGACACCGAGATTCAGGGCACGCTCTACGGCGATGGCGACTACGGCGTTGTCATGGTGCCACAGATAAATTTCGACCGCGAGAGCTGGCGAGAACAGGCGCAGTTGCTCGCCGCGACCGGGCACGCGGCGCTCCCAATCGACGAAGGTGACAACCCGCCCGCAGCCGTTCTCGGCGCGATGGCCTACCTGAAAGAAGACGTCGGCGTCTCGAACGTCGTGTTCATCGGTGGGAGCTCGGGCGGCGAGGCTGTCGTCCGCGCGAACGCACAGGCACCGGACGGCGCCGTCGCTGGCGTCATGGGCATCTCTGCCGCCGGTGGCAGCGACGTCGCGGGCGACCTCCAAGGCCGAAAACTGTTCGTCGTGGGCAAAGACGACGACCAGCGCTTCGTCGACACGGCAAAACAGCTTCACGAGAACGCCCCCGACCCAAAACGCCTCGTGATTCTCGACAGCGACGCCCACGCCCAGCGCATTTTCGACTCGCCGCACGCAGACACGCTCACCGACCTGCTCCTCTCGTTCGTCGAAGAATCAAGCGGCGCTTAG
- a CDS encoding polysaccharide biosynthesis C-terminal domain-containing protein, protein MQRSILSGFLSIFGSKVFILVLGLATTPILYRLMGPAQYGEYAFVLSIFMMFMIFVSSGVADGVRKYIPEDRTFDNWSGHVIGFYFRMGLVLALAGAGVLVLLAESGLVARFFSAEFVPYFYVLAVLVIVAQFRTFVRRTLMGFGLERYSEPLKILYEVTFVVIAIPAVYYGYGVMGALAGQVLGSALVMFLGFIVVHRKSTLLNVVRRTPRGFPWRELVAFNSLSIVLIFCLMSLYHTDILLLGALTDSTQVGHYKAALKLAEFLWFVPTSIQMVFVHSTSKMWSQNRTGQISELAARATRYTLLLTAVMALGLYSIAHIAVPVYFGEAATPAVEPLLLLLPGALGFAVARPILAIGQGKGDLKLPIIATATAAVINLGLNIVLIPMYGMHGAAIATSIGYASMFLFHIWSARKIGFNPLSDARLGRIALTTGLAAIPILALPSYIPQTLVPFISGDIVTLIVVPPVGLVIFLTLAFVTGALGIGEVLDILSSALPGSLARPVVRLRDRYESSGSMFGNDSLQYVLVFIGMVLFISGIAFAVMGPDLGSVDSPDVNVPGLNQTNDTSTAATQTPTQTDSTATTEPTEATTQTDDGGGTTASTTTTESATTSTATTEEPTTSTTTTTEEPTTSTTEEPTTTTTEEPTTTTTTEEPTTTTTEEPTTTTTSTTTTTTTSTTTTTTELVNSTTTESTTESTTSTNSTAGFALPVGIGLSTLGVGLRRIRRGDDGAYGADNKGREESGKNQ, encoded by the coding sequence GTGCAACGTAGTATTCTAAGCGGCTTTCTCTCGATTTTCGGGTCGAAGGTTTTCATCCTCGTCCTTGGACTCGCGACGACGCCCATCCTCTATCGTCTCATGGGCCCCGCCCAGTATGGTGAGTACGCCTTCGTGCTCTCGATCTTCATGATGTTCATGATTTTCGTGAGCTCAGGGGTCGCAGACGGCGTGCGCAAGTACATCCCCGAAGACCGTACGTTCGACAACTGGAGTGGCCACGTCATCGGCTTTTACTTCCGCATGGGGCTCGTGCTCGCGCTGGCCGGTGCGGGTGTGCTCGTTCTCCTCGCAGAAAGTGGTCTCGTCGCGCGCTTTTTCTCCGCGGAGTTCGTTCCGTACTTCTACGTCCTCGCGGTGCTCGTCATCGTCGCGCAGTTTCGGACGTTCGTCAGACGGACGCTCATGGGATTCGGCCTCGAACGCTACTCTGAACCGCTCAAAATCCTGTATGAAGTCACGTTTGTCGTCATCGCCATCCCCGCCGTCTACTACGGTTATGGGGTCATGGGCGCGCTTGCCGGACAGGTGCTCGGCAGTGCGCTCGTGATGTTTCTCGGATTCATCGTCGTCCACCGCAAGAGCACGCTGTTGAACGTGGTTCGGCGCACCCCACGGGGCTTCCCGTGGCGCGAACTGGTCGCGTTCAATTCGCTCTCGATTGTCCTCATCTTCTGTCTGATGTCGCTTTATCACACGGACATCCTCCTGCTCGGGGCGCTCACCGACAGCACGCAGGTTGGCCACTACAAAGCGGCGCTCAAACTCGCTGAGTTCCTGTGGTTCGTCCCCACCTCGATACAGATGGTATTCGTTCACTCGACCTCGAAGATGTGGTCGCAAAACCGGACTGGACAGATTTCAGAACTCGCGGCACGCGCGACGCGGTACACCCTCCTGCTCACCGCCGTGATGGCACTCGGGCTCTACTCGATTGCCCACATCGCGGTGCCGGTGTACTTCGGTGAGGCAGCGACGCCCGCCGTCGAACCGCTCTTGCTCCTCCTTCCTGGAGCACTCGGGTTCGCCGTTGCGCGCCCGATCCTCGCCATCGGACAGGGGAAAGGCGACCTGAAGCTGCCGATTATCGCCACGGCGACCGCCGCGGTCATCAACCTTGGATTAAACATCGTCCTCATTCCGATGTACGGGATGCACGGCGCGGCGATTGCAACGAGTATCGGCTACGCGTCGATGTTCCTGTTTCACATCTGGTCTGCGCGGAAGATCGGGTTTAACCCGCTTTCTGATGCGCGTCTCGGCCGAATCGCTCTCACGACCGGCCTCGCTGCCATTCCCATCCTCGCGCTGCCGAGTTACATCCCGCAGACCCTCGTGCCGTTCATCTCTGGCGACATCGTGACGCTCATCGTCGTGCCGCCGGTCGGCCTCGTCATCTTCCTCACCTTGGCGTTCGTCACGGGCGCTCTCGGCATCGGCGAGGTGCTCGACATCCTCTCGTCTGCGCTGCCCGGCAGCCTTGCGCGCCCAGTTGTTCGGCTGCGCGACCGCTACGAGAGCAGTGGGTCGATGTTCGGCAACGACTCGCTCCAGTACGTCCTCGTGTTCATTGGCATGGTGCTGTTCATCTCGGGGATTGCCTTCGCCGTCATGGGGCCAGACCTCGGCTCGGTGGACAGCCCAGACGTGAACGTGCCCGGGCTGAACCAGACCAACGACACGAGTACGGCAGCCACGCAGACGCCGACGCAGACCGACAGCACGGCGACTACAGAGCCGACCGAAGCTACCACACAAACGGACGACGGTGGCGGTACGACAGCCTCGACTACGACGACTGAGAGTGCCACCACTTCCACGGCGACCACCGAAGAGCCAACGACGAGTACGACCACGACGACAGAGGAACCGACGACCTCGACCACAGAGGAGCCGACGACAACAACTACGGAAGAGCCGACGACAACCACGACCACAGAGGAGCCGACGACAACGACGACGGAAGAGCCAACGACGACCACGACTTCCACGACGACAACGACGACGACTTCGACCACCACAACGACGACCGAACTGGTGAATTCGACAACGACCGAATCAACGACCGAGTCGACCACCAGCACGAACTCGACAGCCGGATTCGCCCTCCCGGTGGGCATTGGGCTCTCCACGTTAGGAGTGGGACTGCGTCGCATACGACGCGGCGATGACGGCGCTTACGGAGCCGATAATAAAGGTAGAGAGGAGTCTGGTAAGAATCAATGA
- a CDS encoding GNAT family N-acetyltransferase yields the protein MVGLHPLVADTPEFAAAIALYCQIFSNDEAAVHDRFERHTTYPGYRGFLAVDGGEVIGYVYGYTSTPGQYYHEALRAAMPPSVAETWLSDCFEFVELGVSRPARRNGIGRLLHDTLLRDLPHKTSVLTTHVGNVAARRMYENLGWETIHRPFVIDGGNEMVVMGTRLRG from the coding sequence ATGGTTGGCCTCCACCCGCTGGTTGCCGACACTCCTGAATTTGCCGCAGCCATTGCGCTCTACTGTCAGATTTTCTCGAACGACGAAGCGGCGGTGCACGACCGCTTTGAACGCCACACGACCTACCCGGGCTACCGCGGTTTTCTCGCCGTGGACGGTGGGGAAGTCATCGGCTACGTCTACGGCTACACTTCCACGCCGGGGCAGTACTACCACGAGGCACTCCGCGCAGCGATGCCACCAAGCGTGGCCGAAACGTGGCTCAGCGACTGCTTCGAGTTCGTCGAACTCGGCGTGTCGAGACCGGCTAGACGCAACGGAATCGGCCGCTTGCTCCACGACACGCTCCTTCGTGACCTCCCGCACAAAACAAGCGTCCTCACGACCCACGTCGGCAACGTCGCCGCCCGTCGGATGTACGAAAACCTCGGCTGGGAGACCATCCACCGCCCGTTCGTCATAGACGGCGGCAACGAAATGGTCGTGATGGGAACGCGACTTCGGGGCTAA
- a CDS encoding DUF4129 domain-containing protein, with protein MDTDRLLSAVVAVLCILSVGFASTTLDDSVETKPEDVINIDYDKLPINPQEAEEFKGDSVTTADPESTGTPSTESKTETQGQTATPGEGNEELSDPQSGAENQQTQTSGQGSSPRLIEESLLDKLLSLLMTLLPFVLIGAVLAVAVKKRETIAGWLETAERNDPVSTQPTVVARPENEVYHAWHEVASAIPYERRKAMTPDEVAAALRDETELKDELLMELTKTFKRIRYGGAPVTDDDRALAARVEDQLNAQRVAEQ; from the coding sequence ATGGATACGGATAGACTTCTCTCTGCGGTCGTTGCGGTGCTTTGCATCCTCTCGGTTGGCTTTGCTTCGACGACACTCGATGATTCAGTCGAGACGAAACCAGAGGATGTCATCAACATCGACTATGACAAATTGCCGATAAATCCGCAAGAAGCAGAAGAGTTCAAGGGCGATTCGGTGACAACTGCAGACCCGGAGTCGACTGGCACCCCTTCTACAGAGAGTAAAACAGAAACACAGGGCCAAACGGCGACTCCCGGCGAGGGCAACGAAGAACTTAGTGACCCTCAGAGCGGCGCTGAAAATCAGCAGACACAAACGTCCGGACAGGGGTCGAGTCCACGGCTTATCGAGGAGAGCCTCCTCGACAAACTCCTCTCGTTGCTCATGACGCTGTTGCCGTTCGTGCTCATCGGAGCCGTCCTCGCGGTCGCGGTCAAAAAGCGCGAGACGATTGCTGGCTGGCTCGAGACCGCAGAGCGAAACGATCCCGTTTCGACCCAACCGACCGTGGTTGCCCGTCCCGAAAACGAAGTGTATCACGCGTGGCACGAAGTTGCGAGCGCGATTCCATACGAGCGCCGGAAGGCAATGACGCCCGACGAAGTCGCGGCCGCGCTCAGAGACGAAACCGAACTCAAAGACGAGCTACTCATGGAGCTAACGAAGACGTTCAAACGCATTCGCTACGGCGGTGCGCCGGTGACCGACGACGACCGCGCGCTCGCCGCACGGGTCGAAGACCAACTGAACGCACAGCGGGTGGCAGAACAATGA
- a CDS encoding GNAT family N-acetyltransferase translates to MDYRPIPEADERAFFDMMQYAFSPEDHPTAESFEERRPFTHELRGYYDGDDLFAASAWHDFTFSLRGEWVRVGGVSNVATPPEHRRKGYVQQMLAAMLTEFRAEGIDYSVLWPFEYEFYRKYGWGTCNKRTKWEFAPDALADALPEAAGTFRKLSTDDIPALRDLTEQFAAGWNLAMRRTEEWWERRIFDPPWSDTYIYGWEHDGDLRAAVVYTVEKTGEFERTLKAWDIAYRDDAAFTQLLRFFYHHLSQMKQIELHIAADSTLFDRVADPRALDCELLTGPMFRLTDVEAGLSRLPYPEAASGRVVLDVRDPIAPWNDGRFAFSVENGNATCTPTTDDATVSVDIATLSQLTVGYLTAEQAHRYGGLSTDSDAALELLSGAFPRAQTYLREHF, encoded by the coding sequence ATGGACTATCGCCCGATACCCGAGGCAGACGAACGGGCCTTCTTCGATATGATGCAGTACGCCTTCAGCCCCGAAGACCATCCGACTGCGGAGTCGTTCGAGGAGCGTCGGCCCTTCACCCACGAACTGCGCGGGTACTACGACGGCGACGACCTCTTTGCGGCGAGTGCGTGGCACGATTTCACCTTCTCGCTGCGCGGTGAGTGGGTGCGCGTCGGCGGCGTCTCGAACGTTGCGACCCCACCAGAACACCGACGAAAGGGCTACGTCCAGCAGATGCTCGCGGCCATGCTTACAGAGTTCCGCGCGGAGGGTATCGACTACTCTGTGCTCTGGCCGTTCGAGTACGAGTTCTACCGCAAGTACGGCTGGGGGACGTGCAACAAGCGCACGAAGTGGGAGTTCGCCCCCGACGCACTCGCAGACGCCCTGCCGGAGGCGGCCGGAACCTTCCGCAAACTCTCGACTGACGACATCCCTGCCCTGCGCGACCTCACAGAGCAGTTCGCGGCGGGCTGGAATCTCGCGATGCGTCGAACCGAGGAGTGGTGGGAGCGGCGCATCTTCGACCCGCCGTGGTCTGACACCTACATCTATGGCTGGGAACACGACGGCGACCTCCGAGCCGCCGTTGTCTACACCGTCGAGAAAACCGGCGAGTTCGAGCGCACGCTCAAGGCGTGGGATATTGCCTACCGTGACGACGCGGCGTTCACACAGCTCCTGCGATTTTTCTACCACCATCTCTCGCAGATGAAGCAGATCGAACTCCACATCGCAGCAGACAGCACGCTGTTCGACCGCGTGGCAGACCCGCGCGCGCTCGACTGCGAGCTACTCACTGGACCGATGTTCCGCCTCACGGACGTCGAAGCTGGCCTTTCGAGGTTGCCCTATCCGGAGGCGGCAAGCGGCCGCGTCGTTCTCGACGTCCGCGACCCGATTGCGCCGTGGAACGACGGTCGATTCGCGTTCAGCGTCGAAAACGGGAACGCAACGTGCACGCCAACAACCGACGACGCCACCGTCTCCGTTGACATCGCCACGCTCTCACAACTCACCGTGGGCTATCTCACGGCCGAACAAGCTCACCGCTATGGCGGCCTTTCAACCGACTCTGACGCCGCGTTAGAACTGCTCTCTGGCGCGTTCCCGCGCGCACAGACCTACCTCCGCGAGCACTTCTAA
- a CDS encoding DUF58 domain-containing protein translates to MLRETNRWRGVTAISLLTAMGGLLANRPLLLLVATVGIVYLVYPRVTGTPDGTLELDRRLSTDTPGHDEVVEVTVTLRNTGSSLLPDVRMVDGVPETLTVASGSPRHSATLLPGKETTFTYSITAKRGAHPFTPATVILNDIAGAREVETNVASETELRCDADVSEMPLRQQTTQLYGRVLTADGGSGVEFHQTREYRPGDSIHQIDWNRHARTGKLSTIEFRQERAGRVVILVDAREQSYRRASADDPHAVAYARYAAEQLFESLLASRDQVGLAVVGREFAWLSPGAGNDHRIRGKTLLATSNSLAPRPPERDDFTDGQYAELRTQLSASTQVVVLSPLVDDDIVGEVKRLDAHGHRVTVLSPRVTGGDTLGGEVAHVERVQRIRQLRAGDIPVIDWNPDRPLEAALEDIGRWRL, encoded by the coding sequence ATGCTGCGTGAGACGAACCGCTGGCGCGGCGTCACCGCAATCAGCCTGCTCACCGCGATGGGCGGGCTGCTCGCAAACCGGCCGCTGTTGTTGCTCGTCGCCACCGTGGGCATCGTCTACCTCGTTTACCCGCGCGTGACCGGCACGCCAGACGGGACGCTCGAACTCGACCGCCGCCTGAGCACCGACACCCCCGGCCACGACGAGGTGGTCGAAGTGACGGTGACGCTCAGAAACACCGGTTCGTCGCTCCTCCCCGACGTGCGCATGGTGGACGGCGTCCCCGAAACGCTCACCGTGGCATCGGGGTCGCCCCGCCACAGCGCGACGCTGTTGCCCGGCAAAGAGACCACGTTCACCTACTCGATTACCGCAAAGCGCGGGGCGCACCCGTTCACGCCTGCGACGGTCATTTTGAACGACATCGCGGGCGCGCGCGAGGTGGAGACGAACGTCGCAAGCGAAACCGAACTCCGCTGTGACGCAGACGTCTCTGAGATGCCGCTTCGCCAGCAGACGACCCAACTCTACGGACGCGTGCTCACCGCAGACGGCGGCAGCGGCGTCGAGTTCCACCAGACCCGCGAGTATCGCCCCGGCGACTCCATCCACCAAATCGACTGGAATCGCCACGCGCGGACGGGCAAGCTCTCGACCATCGAGTTCCGTCAAGAGCGCGCTGGGCGCGTCGTCATCCTCGTTGACGCCCGCGAGCAGTCCTACCGACGGGCGTCAGCAGACGACCCACACGCGGTTGCCTACGCGCGCTACGCCGCAGAACAGCTGTTCGAGTCGTTGCTCGCCTCCCGCGACCAAGTCGGGCTCGCCGTCGTTGGCCGCGAGTTCGCGTGGCTTTCACCGGGAGCCGGGAACGACCACCGTATCCGCGGCAAAACCCTGCTCGCAACGTCGAACAGCCTCGCCCCACGCCCACCGGAGCGAGACGACTTCACCGACGGCCAGTACGCCGAGTTGCGCACGCAACTCTCGGCCTCGACGCAGGTGGTCGTCCTCTCGCCGTTGGTCGATGACGACATCGTGGGCGAGGTAAAGCGCCTCGACGCCCACGGCCACCGCGTGACGGTGCTCAGCCCGCGCGTGACGGGCGGGGACACGCTCGGGGGCGAAGTCGCCCACGTAGAGCGCGTCCAGCGGATTCGGCAGCTTCGCGCCGGTGACATTCCGGTCATCGACTGGAACCCAGACCGGCCGCTCGAAGCCGCCTTAGAGGACATCGGGAGGTGGCGGCTATGA